CTGCGTGATGTGATAGCGCCGCCTCGATTAATTAGTTATATGGCCTGCTTCGAAATGAGGATCTGGATGAGGTCCCCCACGTTCTCGATGGCGTCGGCGACCTCGGCGATGATCGTCACCAGGTTCCCGATGATGATCTTTTCCGCGAGCGAGATATTGATCTCTTTGAAAAGCTTTTTCAATATCTTGAACTCGATCGAGTCCGCCACCTGCTCGCGGGTCGAGATTTCCTGGATGAGCGCGAGCGACTTTGACCTGTCGAGGAGGGGAACGTCGAACAGCTTCACGAGGGGCTCCAGTGTGATCACCGCT
The Candidatus Auribacterota bacterium genome window above contains:
- a CDS encoding DUF47 family protein, with the translated sequence AVITLEPLVKLFDVPLLDRSKSLALIQEISTREQVADSIEFKILKKLFKEINISLAEKIIIGNLVTIIAEVADAIENVGDLIQILISKQAI